Proteins from one Bacteroides zhangwenhongii genomic window:
- a CDS encoding BT4734/BF3469 family protein, protein MNQFNIFLDFYRIIAEMTEEEIVSAIGSPKYRNIVESVRRTFLEQGEKAANEEKKKLPSVTFSANYRGGRSNATLVKYLGYIVIDIDHLSKEELARILQTVRACSYTRIAFISPKGMGLKIIAHTQRPDGTLPDTIQEIEDFHNAAYNKVASFYSQLCQTEIDTSGQDVGRTCLLSYDPGIYFNRDATPFIVEQPPLFYKTQKKKKTPGRKKQETDNNPVSEETALNYHSSHASLMVTLNYYHNKSEKYTEGNRNNYLHHLACKYNRHGIPEQEAAAFIKSLFTDLPAEETDSLIASAYAHTEEFNTNKLNSTQKRMLQIEQHISECYETRYNELLHIMEYRRRVSETEQPDPFRILDDRMENSIWMEMNELGYACNVKMIQNLIYSDFSSSYHPIRKYFKELPEWDGIDYIRILADSVRTNHQSFWTECLERYLVGMCAAATQDDVVNHTVLLLCSEVQNIGKTTFINNLLPPELRTYLSTGLINPNSKDDLAKIAQSMLINLDEFEGMSGRDLNTFKDLVTRKVISIRLPYARRSQNFPHTASFAGTCNYQEILHDTTGTRRFLCFHADSIEFIKINYTQLYAQIKHLLNTPGYQYWFTQEDNNRIEKNNEDFIFHSPEEELVLTHIRKPERFEKVQYLTVSEIAELIRERTGYQYSIGAKIQIGKVMVKHNFESKKGRNGRRYAVFIIAPEQVKSNRLYE, encoded by the coding sequence ATGAATCAATTCAACATTTTTCTTGACTTCTATCGCATCATAGCAGAAATGACCGAAGAAGAAATCGTATCTGCCATCGGCAGTCCAAAGTATCGTAACATAGTGGAAAGCGTACGACGTACCTTCCTGGAGCAGGGAGAGAAAGCTGCAAACGAAGAGAAGAAGAAACTGCCTTCCGTCACATTCTCCGCCAATTATCGGGGTGGCCGTTCCAATGCGACCCTTGTCAAATATCTGGGATATATCGTGATAGATATAGACCATTTGAGTAAAGAAGAGTTAGCGCGTATCCTGCAAACGGTGAGAGCGTGCAGCTACACCCGAATCGCCTTTATCAGCCCCAAAGGGATGGGACTGAAAATCATAGCGCACACACAACGGCCGGACGGGACATTGCCCGACACCATTCAGGAAATAGAAGATTTCCACAATGCAGCCTACAATAAGGTCGCTTCTTTTTACTCCCAACTTTGTCAGACCGAGATTGACACCTCCGGTCAGGATGTGGGGCGTACCTGTCTGTTGTCATACGATCCGGGCATCTATTTCAATCGTGACGCCACTCCCTTCATCGTGGAACAGCCCCCTCTGTTCTATAAAACGCAAAAGAAGAAGAAAACACCCGGAAGGAAAAAGCAGGAAACGGACAACAATCCGGTCAGTGAAGAGACCGCACTCAACTATCATTCCTCACACGCTTCATTAATGGTGACCCTGAACTACTATCACAACAAGTCGGAAAAATACACCGAAGGAAACCGCAACAATTACCTGCATCATCTGGCGTGCAAATACAACCGTCACGGCATTCCCGAACAGGAAGCGGCAGCTTTCATAAAGAGCCTGTTTACCGACCTCCCGGCGGAGGAAACGGATTCGCTGATTGCCAGTGCTTATGCACATACGGAGGAGTTCAACACGAACAAGCTGAACAGTACCCAAAAACGAATGCTGCAAATAGAACAGCATATCAGCGAGTGTTATGAGACGCGCTATAACGAGCTGCTTCACATCATGGAATATCGCCGGAGGGTTTCCGAAACAGAGCAGCCGGATCCTTTCCGCATTCTTGATGACAGGATGGAGAACAGCATTTGGATGGAGATGAATGAGCTGGGCTATGCCTGCAACGTGAAGATGATTCAGAATCTGATTTACTCCGATTTCAGTAGCAGCTACCACCCTATCCGCAAGTATTTTAAGGAGCTTCCCGAATGGGACGGGATAGATTATATCCGTATTCTGGCGGACAGTGTCCGTACCAACCACCAGAGTTTCTGGACGGAGTGCCTGGAGCGTTATCTGGTAGGGATGTGCGCTGCCGCCACCCAAGACGATGTCGTCAACCACACCGTGCTTTTACTATGCAGCGAGGTGCAGAATATCGGCAAGACAACCTTTATCAACAACCTGCTTCCGCCCGAACTGCGCACTTATCTTTCTACCGGCCTTATCAATCCGAACAGTAAAGACGATTTGGCCAAAATAGCGCAATCAATGCTTATCAACCTTGACGAATTCGAGGGAATGAGCGGGCGCGATCTGAATACATTCAAGGATCTGGTGACCCGCAAAGTAATCAGTATCCGTCTCCCGTACGCACGCCGTTCGCAGAACTTCCCACACACCGCTTCCTTTGCCGGAACGTGCAACTATCAGGAGATTCTTCACGACACGACAGGCACCCGCCGCTTCCTTTGTTTCCATGCCGATTCCATCGAGTTTATCAAAATCAATTATACTCAACTGTATGCGCAGATAAAGCATTTGCTCAACACTCCGGGTTATCAATATTGGTTCACGCAGGAGGACAACAACCGGATCGAAAAGAATAATGAAGATTTCATTTTCCATTCACCGGAAGAGGAACTGGTACTCACCCATATCCGCAAGCCGGAACGGTTTGAAAAGGTACAGTACCTCACTGTCAGCGAAATTGCCGAACTGATCCGTGAGCGTACCGGTTATCAATATTCCATCGGAGCGAAGATCCAGATTGGCAAAGTAATGGTTAAGCATAATTTTGAGTCTAAAAAGGGAAGAAACGGTAGAAGATATGCCGTATTTATCATTGCCCCCGAACAGGTAAAATCGAACAGGCTATACGAATAA
- a CDS encoding four helix bundle protein produces the protein MGQAIVGGKSYSFALRIIKLYKYLYHEKKEYVLSKQILRSGTAIGALCREAEHAQSRADFLNKMNISLKEANETEYWLMLLKDSDYITNSSFESIHQDCRELIKLLASIVKTTKNSITKS, from the coding sequence ATGGGGCAGGCTATAGTAGGAGGAAAATCGTACAGTTTTGCGCTTCGGATTATAAAGTTATACAAATATTTATATCATGAAAAGAAGGAATATGTTTTATCAAAACAAATACTTCGGAGTGGAACAGCCATAGGAGCCCTATGCCGTGAAGCAGAACATGCCCAAAGCAGAGCTGATTTTTTAAACAAAATGAATATCTCTTTAAAAGAAGCCAACGAAACGGAATATTGGCTCATGCTGCTGAAAGACAGCGACTATATTACTAACAGCTCTTTTGAATCAATCCACCAAGATTGCCGTGAACTAATAAAATTATTAGCAAGTATCGTAAAAACCACCAAAAACTCAATCACAAAGTCATGA
- a CDS encoding N-acetylmuramoyl-L-alanine amidase codes for MRKISLIVIHCSATRADRDFTAKDVDTAHRFRGFSCWGYHYYVRKSGQIEPMRDEDMVGAHARGYNSISLGVCFEGGLDANGKPADTRTPRQKEALHRLVGELLQRYPEAKVVGHRDLSPDTNYNGIVDPWERIKECPCFEVIEEFEN; via the coding sequence ATGAGAAAGATTAGTCTGATTGTCATTCATTGTTCCGCCACCCGTGCCGACCGTGATTTTACGGCAAAGGATGTGGATACGGCTCACCGTTTCAGGGGATTCTCGTGCTGGGGGTATCACTATTACGTGCGTAAGTCGGGGCAGATAGAACCGATGCGGGACGAGGATATGGTAGGTGCTCATGCGCGTGGCTACAACTCGATCAGTTTAGGTGTGTGCTTTGAAGGCGGATTGGACGCGAACGGGAAACCGGCAGATACACGCACCCCGCGTCAGAAAGAGGCTTTGCATCGCTTGGTGGGAGAGTTGTTGCAGCGTTATCCCGAAGCGAAAGTTGTGGGACACCGGGATCTGAGTCCTGATACGAATTATAACGGAATCGTGGACCCGTGGGAACGGATCAAAGAATGCCCTTGTTTCGAGGTGATTGAAGAATTTGAGAATTAA
- a CDS encoding HU family DNA-binding protein has translation MAMTVSYSVVPRKNPAKKDEPAKYYAQAQSAGELDFEELCEAITSRSTCTETDVRASISGILYEAKRSLKAGRIVRLGDLGSLQIGLTSEGAESVKEFATSMIKGAHIIFRPGKQLAELLKILSYQQVRTRAAAQSGDGSDGGNGDGGSGDKGDGGSGDGGSDNNGEAPDPAE, from the coding sequence ATGGCAATGACAGTTTCTTATTCAGTAGTGCCGCGTAAGAATCCTGCAAAAAAGGATGAACCGGCCAAGTATTATGCCCAAGCGCAATCAGCGGGCGAGTTGGATTTTGAAGAGTTGTGTGAGGCGATCACCAGTCGTTCCACCTGTACGGAAACGGATGTGCGTGCCTCGATTTCCGGTATTCTTTATGAGGCGAAGCGTTCGTTGAAGGCGGGGCGTATTGTGCGGCTGGGTGATTTGGGCAGTTTGCAGATCGGGTTGACCAGTGAGGGAGCAGAGTCGGTTAAGGAGTTCGCCACTTCGATGATCAAGGGAGCGCATATCATTTTCCGTCCGGGAAAACAGTTGGCGGAATTGCTGAAGATTCTTAGTTATCAGCAAGTGCGTACACGCGCGGCTGCCCAGTCGGGCGATGGAAGCGACGGCGGCAACGGTGACGGAGGTAGTGGTGATAAAGGTGACGGCGGTTCCGGTGATGGCGGATCGGACAACAACGGAGAAGCTCCGGACCCGGCAGAATAA
- the pflA gene encoding pyruvate formate-lyase-activating protein, giving the protein MNFQLSTFNFQLVRVHSYESMGTFDGPGLRLVVFLQGCNFRCLYCANPDTIAGKGGTPTPPEEIIRMAMSQRPFFGKRGGVTFSGGEPTFQAKALVPLVRELKEKGIHVCIDSNGGIWNEDVEELFKLTDLVLLDIKEFNPARHHALTGRSNEQTLRTAAWLEKNEKPFWLRYVLVPGYSDFEEDIRRLGETLGKYKMVQRVEILPYHTLGVHKYEAMEQEYKLKDVKENTPDQLEKAAKVFKEYFTTVVVN; this is encoded by the coding sequence ATGAACTTTCAACTTTCAACTTTCAACTTTCAACTCGTACGAGTTCATTCATACGAAAGTATGGGAACATTTGACGGGCCGGGCTTACGGCTCGTCGTTTTTCTTCAAGGTTGCAATTTCCGTTGCCTGTATTGCGCCAACCCGGATACGATAGCCGGCAAAGGCGGCACTCCCACCCCACCGGAAGAAATCATCCGCATGGCCATGAGCCAGCGTCCTTTCTTCGGTAAACGCGGAGGAGTCACTTTCTCGGGCGGAGAACCCACGTTTCAAGCCAAAGCTCTCGTCCCGCTGGTTCGCGAACTGAAAGAGAAAGGGATTCATGTGTGCATAGACAGCAACGGCGGTATCTGGAACGAAGATGTGGAAGAGCTTTTCAAACTGACAGATCTTGTCTTGCTCGATATCAAGGAGTTTAATCCGGCACGCCACCATGCATTGACCGGAAGAAGCAACGAACAGACGCTACGCACGGCAGCCTGGCTCGAAAAGAACGAAAAGCCGTTCTGGTTACGCTACGTATTAGTGCCCGGCTACAGCGATTTCGAAGAAGATATCCGCCGTTTAGGAGAGACTCTGGGAAAATATAAGATGGTACAACGAGTGGAAATCCTGCCTTATCACACATTAGGCGTACATAAGTATGAAGCGATGGAGCAGGAATACAAGCTGAAAGACGTAAAAGAAAATACCCCCGACCAACTTGAAAAAGCCGCGAAGGTATTTAAAGAATATTTCACTACTGTGGTGGTCAATTAA
- the pflB gene encoding formate C-acetyltransferase produces MELNKIFKDGLWSSEINVRDFVSHNITPYYGDASFLEGPTERTKAVWNRCLEALAEERANNGVRALDNVTVSTITSHKAGYIDKENELIVGLQTDELLKRAIKPFGGINVVSKACHENGVEVDDRVKDIFTHYRKTHNDGVFDVYTEEIRSFRSLGFLTGLPDNYARGRIIGDYRRMALYGIDRLIEAKKEDLRNLTGPMTESRIRLREEVAEQIKALKDMKVLGEYYGLDLSRPAYTAQEAVQWVYMAYLAAVKEQDGAAMSLGNVSSFLDIYMEYELSKGTITESFAQELIDQFVIKLRMVRHLRMQSYNDIFAGDPTWVTESLGGRLNDGRTKVTKTSFRFLQTLYNLGPSPEPNLTVLWSPELPEGFKEFCAKVSIDTSSIQYENDDLMREVRQSDDYGIACCVSYQEIGKQIQFFGARCNLAKALLLAINGGRCENTGTVMVKNIPVLTSDTLNFEEVMSNYKKVLTEIARVYNEAMNIIHYMHDKYYYEKAQMALVDTNPRINLAYGVAGLSIALDSLSAIKYAKVTARRNDIGLTEGFDIEGEFPCFGNDNDKVDHLGVDLVYFFSEELKKLPVYKNARPTLSLLTITSNVMYGKKTGATPDGRAKGVAFAPGANPMHGRDKNGAIASLSSVAKLRYRDSQDGISNTFSIVPKSLGATEEDRIENLVTMMDGYFTKGAHHLNVNVLNREMLYDAMEHPEKYPQLTIRVSGYAVNFVKLSREHQLEVINRSFHERF; encoded by the coding sequence AAGCCGTATGGAACCGCTGCCTCGAAGCATTGGCTGAAGAGAGAGCAAACAACGGTGTCCGCGCACTGGATAATGTTACCGTATCTACCATCACTTCCCACAAAGCGGGATATATCGACAAGGAAAACGAGCTGATCGTCGGTCTGCAGACAGACGAACTGCTGAAGCGTGCCATCAAACCTTTCGGGGGTATCAACGTAGTAAGCAAGGCGTGTCACGAAAACGGTGTCGAAGTGGACGACCGCGTAAAAGACATTTTCACTCATTACCGTAAGACGCACAATGACGGAGTATTCGACGTATATACAGAAGAAATCCGTTCGTTCCGCTCATTGGGATTCCTCACCGGACTGCCCGACAACTATGCGCGCGGACGTATCATCGGTGACTACCGCCGTATGGCTCTTTACGGTATCGACCGACTGATAGAGGCCAAGAAAGAAGACCTCCGCAACCTGACCGGCCCGATGACCGAATCCCGCATCCGTCTGCGCGAAGAAGTAGCGGAACAGATCAAGGCATTGAAGGATATGAAAGTGCTGGGCGAATACTACGGTCTCGACTTGAGCCGTCCCGCCTATACCGCACAGGAAGCCGTACAATGGGTGTACATGGCTTATCTGGCTGCCGTGAAAGAACAAGACGGAGCAGCCATGTCATTGGGTAATGTTTCTTCTTTCCTCGATATCTACATGGAATATGAATTGAGCAAAGGAACCATCACCGAGTCTTTCGCACAGGAGCTGATCGACCAGTTTGTCATCAAACTGCGTATGGTACGCCACCTGCGTATGCAATCCTACAACGATATCTTTGCCGGCGACCCGACTTGGGTAACCGAATCTCTGGGAGGCCGTCTCAACGACGGACGCACGAAGGTTACAAAGACTTCTTTCCGTTTCTTGCAGACATTGTACAATCTCGGTCCTTCACCGGAACCGAACCTGACTGTACTGTGGAGCCCGGAACTGCCGGAAGGGTTCAAAGAATTCTGTGCTAAAGTTTCTATCGACACTTCTTCCATCCAGTACGAGAACGATGACCTGATGCGTGAAGTGCGCCAGTCGGACGACTACGGAATCGCCTGCTGCGTGTCTTACCAGGAAATCGGAAAGCAGATCCAGTTCTTCGGTGCACGCTGCAACCTGGCGAAAGCCCTGCTGCTTGCCATCAACGGCGGACGTTGCGAGAACACCGGTACGGTAATGGTAAAGAACATCCCTGTACTGACCAGCGACACGCTGAACTTTGAGGAAGTGATGAGTAATTATAAAAAGGTATTGACGGAAATCGCCCGTGTCTACAACGAAGCGATGAACATCATCCACTATATGCACGACAAGTATTACTACGAGAAAGCCCAGATGGCGCTTGTAGATACGAACCCGCGCATCAACCTCGCTTACGGTGTAGCCGGACTCTCCATCGCGCTCGATTCACTGTCGGCTATCAAATATGCGAAAGTAACCGCACGCCGCAACGACATCGGTCTGACGGAAGGTTTCGATATCGAAGGTGAGTTCCCTTGCTTCGGAAATGACAACGACAAGGTAGACCACTTGGGTGTCGACCTGGTATATTTCTTCAGTGAAGAATTGAAGAAACTTCCGGTTTACAAGAATGCCCGTCCTACCCTTTCGCTGCTGACCATCACTTCCAACGTGATGTATGGCAAGAAGACCGGCGCCACTCCCGACGGACGTGCCAAAGGTGTCGCTTTCGCTCCGGGAGCCAACCCGATGCACGGACGCGACAAGAACGGTGCTATCGCTTCTTTGAGTTCCGTAGCGAAACTTCGTTACCGCGACTCTCAAGACGGTATCAGCAACACGTTCTCCATTGTTCCGAAATCATTGGGAGCCACTGAGGAGGACCGTATCGAAAATCTGGTAACAATGATGGATGGTTACTTCACCAAAGGCGCTCACCACCTGAACGTGAATGTTCTGAACCGTGAAATGCTTTATGATGCGATGGAACATCCGGAGAAATACCCGCAGCTTACCATCCGCGTTTCCGGTTATGCCGTAAACTTCGTGAAGTTGAGCCGCGAACACCAATTGGAGGTTATCAATCGTTCGTTCCACGAACGATTTTAG
- a CDS encoding DUF4248 domain-containing protein produces MNNKENLFIIRTYTKAELAHLYNPTVCIKVALQILRRWILFNLPLLHELEAEGYRARNRLLSPKQVATIVQYLGEP; encoded by the coding sequence ATGAATAACAAAGAAAACCTCTTCATCATCCGCACCTATACGAAAGCAGAGCTGGCACATCTTTACAACCCTACCGTATGTATCAAAGTTGCCTTACAAATTCTCCGGAGATGGATCCTCTTCAACCTCCCTCTCCTACACGAACTGGAAGCGGAGGGTTACCGTGCACGCAACCGCCTGCTCTCTCCCAAACAGGTGGCTACCATCGTGCAATATCTGGGAGAGCCCTGA